The following are encoded together in the Emys orbicularis isolate rEmyOrb1 chromosome 12 unlocalized genomic scaffold, rEmyOrb1.hap1 SUPER_12_unloc_2, whole genome shotgun sequence genome:
- the SALL2 gene encoding sal-like protein 2 encodes MAEPAGDTSDEAAPSCPTELAAHRDTCHPNQPPPSSSSSANGQDSAGSSSSSSSSSSSEPRPDSPPGMETETAPLASNPLAPEPPPPPPPPPLAPPAAPPHSGHLNIPLILEELRVLQQRQLHQMQMTEEICRQVLLLGSLGQSAASAPAPEPAPGASHQPKAPLPVFSIKSEPVRTQVSGSPEVPKPTFFHLYHPFPGSARGPKAEPILAPAFPSTGLLAAQCLGAARGLEQATSPGLLRQKNGAGGTEPGLEEKPGGRHKCRFCAKVFGSDSALQIHLRSHTGERPYKCNVCGNRFTTRGNLKVHFHRHREKYPHVQMNPHPVPEHLDYVLTGAGLPYGMSVPPEKAEPGEEAAPPERKGLSATESLTLLSGTAAGGATAAQTLPVFNKLVLMKAAEGRGKGDENTPPGREAEGARVPLGKLPSWALLANHFKAGSTGFPFPYVLEPLGASPSETSKLQQLVEKIDRQGASPGAGPAAPSASSPPSSSSGPNQCVICLRVLSCPRALRLHYGQHGGERPFKCKVCGRAFSTRGNLRAHFVGHKASPAARAQNSCPICQKKFTNAVSLQQHVRMHLGGQIPNGALLPEPPAVPGEGPRQPEGPAPQRDEEELSEEEEEEEEGSDEDSLDSSTEKALGGSEGASSPEEEAAPAHAKEEEDAGKLEVGGAADPSASPPGVGSPPPAVEGEGDPSTQKAEGGGDRAQEGEEEGAAGAGAEEPQASQAKEGVALACGVCKEGFPDGAALRKHALAAHHQVPLGSTAWSCSTARRGRRLVPEAPAAPGGTAKLQEFLARDVPTQLVGPLSFWNQYTAFIAGGGLAAKTCRGPPVTATPSSSTATPVLFGPATAPSKAAPTEAKEKPAGGLPAAGEAVPESQGKAEK; translated from the exons ATGGCGGAGCCCGCAG GGGACACAAGTGACGAGGCAGCCCCGTCCTGCCCCACGGAGCTGGCTGCCCACCGGGACACCTGTcaccccaaccagccccctccctcctcctcctcctcagccaacGGGCAAGACAGCGctggctcttcctcctcctcctcctcctcttcctcctcggaGCCCCGGCCCGACAGCCCCCCGGGCATGGAGACAGAGACGGCTCCTCTGGCCAGCAACCCCTTGGCCCCGGAGCCGCCCCCTCCTCCGCCGCCACCGCCCCTGGCTCcgccagctgcccccccccactccgggCACCTCAACATCCCCCTGATCCTGGAGGAGCTGCGGGTGCTCCAGCAGCGCCAGCTGCACCAGATGCAGATGACGGAGGAGATCTGCCGGCAGGTGCTGTTGCTGGGCTCCCTGGGGCAGTCGGccgcctctgcccccgccccagagccagccccaggggCCTCCCACCAGCCCAAGGCCCCCTTGCCCGTCTTCTCCATCAAGTCCGAGCCGGTGAGGACCCAGGTGTCGGGCTCCCCAGAGGTGCCCAAGCCCACCTTCTTCCACCTCTACCACCCCTTCCCTGGCAGCGCCAGGGGCCCCAAAGCGGAGCCCATCCTGGCCCCGGCGTTCCCCTCCACGGGGCTCCTGGCCGCCCAGTGTCTgggggcggcgcggggcctgGAGCAGGccacctccccagggctgctgcgGCAGAAGAACGGGGCCGGGGGGACCGAACCGGGGCTGGAGGAGAAGCCAGGGGGTCGGCACAAGTGCCGCTTCTGCGCCAAGGTCTTCGGGAGCGACAGCGCCCTGCAGATCCACCTGCGCTCCCACACGGGCGAGCGCCCCTACAAGTGCAACGTCTGCGGCAACCGCTTCACCACCCGGGGGAACCTCAAGGTGCACTTCCACCGGCACCGGGAGAAGTACCCGCATGTCCAGATGAACCCCCACCCGGTCCCTGAGCACCTCGACTACGTGCTGACCGGCGCCGGGCTGCCCTACGGCATGTCGGTGCCGCCCGAGAAGGCCGAGCCGGGCGAGGAAGCGGCGCCCCCCGAGCGCAAGGGGCTGAGCGCCACTGAGAGTCTGACGCTGCTCTCGGGCACCGCGGCCGGGGGTGCGACTGCCGCTCAGACCCTGCCCGTCTTCAACAAGCTAGTGCTGATGAAAGCGGCCGAGGGGCGCGGCAAGGGGGACGAGAACACGCCGCCGGGGAGGGAAGCAGAAGGAGCCCGAGTGCCCCTGGGCAAGCTGCCCAGCTGGGCCCTGCTGGCCAACCACTTCAAGGCAGGCAGCACCGGCTTCCCCTTCCCCTACGTGCTGGAGCCGCTGGGAGCCTCCCCCTCAGAGACCTCcaagctgcagcagctggtggagaAGATCGACCGACAGGGGGCCTCGCCCGGAGCCGGCCCGGCAGCTCCCTCGGCCTCCTCGCCGCCCTCTTCCTCCTCGGGGCCCAACCAGTGCGTGATCTGCCTGCGGGTGCTGAGCTGCCCCCGGGCACTGCGCCTCCACTACGGGCAGCACGGCGGGGAGCGGCCCTTCAAGTGCAAGGTGTGTGGCCGGGCCTTCTCCACCCGGGGCAACCTGCGGGCGCACTTCGTGGGCCACAAGGCCAGCCCGGCCGCCCGAGCCCAGAACTCCTGCCCCATCTGCCAGAAGAAGTTCACCAACGCCGTCAGCCTCCAGCAACACGTCCGCATGCACCTCGGGGGCCAGATCCCCAATGGGGCCCTGCTGCCCGAGCCCCCTGCCGTCCCGGGGGAGGGCCCCCGCCAGCCCGAGGGCCCCGCCCCGCAGAGGGATGAGGAGGAGCtgtcggaggaggaggaggaggaagaggaaggcagCGATGAGGACTCACTTGACAGCAGCACAGAGAAGGCCCTGGGGGGCTCGGAGGGGGCATCCAGCCCGGAGGAGGAAGCAGCCCCGGCTCATgccaaggaagaggaggatgctGGGAAGCTAGAGGTGGGGGGAGCAGCCGATCCCAGCGCCTCGCCTCCTGGGGTAGGGAGCCCCCCACCCGccgtggagggagaaggggaccccagcacccagaaggcagagggaggaggagacagagcacaggagggagaggaggagggggcagcaggggctggagccgagGAGCCACAGGCCAGCCAGGCCAAAGAGGGGGTGGCACTGGCCTGTGGGGTCTGCAAGGAGGGATTCCCCGACGGGGCAGCGCTGCGTAAGCACGCCCTGGCAGCCCACCACCAG GTTCCCCTGGGCAGCACAGCGTGGAGCTGCAGCACAGCACGGCGTGGCCGGCGTCTGGTCCCAGAGGCCCCAGCAGCACCAGGAGGCACAGCAAAGCTGCAGGAGTTCCTGGCGCGGGATGTGCCAACCCAACTGGTGGGGCCCCTGTCCTTCTGGAACCAGTACACGGCCTTCATCGCAGGGGGGGGCCTGGCCGCCAAGACCTGCCGGGGCCCCCCTGTCACCGccaccccctcctcctctacTGCAACCCCTGTACTTTTTGGCCCAGCCACCGCGCCCAGCAAGGCAGcccccactgaagccaaggagAAGCCGGCAGGAGGacttccagctgcaggggaggctgTCCCAGAGAGCCAAGGCAAGGCAGAGAAGTAG